In the genome of Telluria beijingensis, one region contains:
- a CDS encoding methyl-accepting chemotaxis protein has product MGFASKLTTNLFAKGDAAIDALPADAPAQDADAGGSASAAARRLGGFRTRSAAEALAAESANDLRSTAFGAQFQPSRLNLLLGVFVGGVLLTMLAAWQNAAFDARLAGQSQVTGDAVMHSQRFAKAAPIALRGDAAAFEQLEDSRTQLGRELDLLARGGQSPTGRIPAASGKRADDLQQAIVLWNASSKAAASILANKRNLLAFGVSLRQYEEVGPELTAIAERLQRDESSDSRRQVAALSMQSLAQRLAAGTQTFTTPGSAQNAVTYIMGDIASLDAIIDGLLDGGGKLGLAPLTDLEQRMRLARTRDSFDEYVKTITPLLGNLTNYASARAAERVISRDSEQLRVMLAKLHQDYQRDQAGTSGWFWLAVSAALTTLVAALGVSRAMLGDAAERARAAEERRREAEAMRQLAQAKEEEAKATNEQNQAAILRLMNELQEVADGDLTVQATVSEDITGAIADSVNYTVEELRELVVRVIKTSEQVARASSGAQQVSSELLGAAEQQSREIQEASSTTLRLAGLITDVSRSALESADVARQSVAAAEQGATAVQNAIEGMQEIREQIQETSKRIKRLGESSQEIGEITELISDITEQTNVLALNAAIQAASAGEAGRGFSVVAEEVQRLAERSGDAAKQIGALVRTIQTDTHDAVAAMEKSTQGVVEGARLSDAAGAALADISRVSNRLGELIGDMSSATGRQATKATGVADKMQQILSVTEHTQQGTRQTAQSIHELAVLAQELKDSVSRFRVVS; this is encoded by the coding sequence ATGGGATTCGCTTCGAAACTGACCACGAATTTGTTCGCGAAGGGCGACGCCGCCATCGACGCGCTGCCCGCGGACGCGCCGGCGCAGGATGCCGACGCCGGCGGTTCGGCCAGCGCGGCCGCGCGCCGGCTGGGCGGCTTTCGCACGCGCAGCGCGGCCGAAGCATTGGCGGCGGAGAGCGCAAACGACCTGCGCTCGACGGCGTTCGGCGCGCAATTCCAGCCCAGCCGCCTGAACCTGCTGCTGGGCGTGTTCGTGGGCGGCGTGCTGCTGACGATGCTGGCGGCCTGGCAGAACGCGGCCTTTGACGCGCGCCTGGCCGGCCAGAGCCAGGTGACGGGCGACGCCGTGATGCACTCGCAGCGTTTCGCCAAGGCGGCCCCGATCGCCCTGCGCGGCGACGCCGCCGCCTTCGAGCAGCTCGAAGACAGCCGCACCCAATTGGGCCGCGAACTGGACCTGCTGGCGCGCGGCGGCCAGTCGCCCACCGGCCGCATCCCGGCCGCCAGCGGCAAGCGCGCCGACGACCTGCAACAGGCGATCGTGCTGTGGAATGCCTCATCCAAGGCCGCCGCCAGCATCCTGGCCAACAAGCGCAACCTGCTGGCCTTCGGCGTCAGCCTGCGCCAGTACGAGGAAGTCGGCCCGGAACTGACCGCGATCGCCGAGCGCCTGCAACGGGACGAGTCGTCCGATAGCCGGCGCCAGGTGGCGGCGCTGAGCATGCAGTCGCTGGCCCAGCGCCTGGCGGCCGGCACCCAGACCTTTACGACGCCGGGTTCGGCCCAGAACGCGGTGACCTACATCATGGGCGACATCGCCTCGCTGGACGCGATCATCGACGGCCTGCTCGACGGCGGCGGCAAGCTGGGCCTGGCGCCGCTGACCGATCTCGAGCAGCGCATGCGCCTGGCGCGCACCCGCGACAGCTTCGATGAATACGTCAAGACCATCACCCCGCTGCTGGGCAACCTGACCAACTACGCCAGCGCGCGCGCCGCCGAGCGCGTGATCTCGCGCGACAGCGAACAGCTGCGCGTGATGCTGGCCAAGCTGCACCAGGATTACCAGCGCGACCAGGCCGGCACCAGCGGCTGGTTCTGGCTGGCGGTGTCCGCCGCACTGACCACGCTGGTGGCGGCGCTGGGCGTCTCGCGCGCCATGCTGGGCGACGCCGCCGAGCGTGCGCGCGCCGCCGAGGAACGCCGCCGCGAAGCCGAGGCGATGCGCCAGCTGGCGCAAGCCAAGGAAGAAGAAGCCAAGGCCACCAACGAGCAGAACCAGGCCGCCATTTTGCGCCTGATGAACGAGCTGCAGGAGGTGGCCGACGGCGACCTGACCGTGCAGGCCACGGTGTCGGAAGACATCACCGGCGCGATCGCCGACTCGGTCAACTATACGGTCGAGGAGCTGCGCGAGCTGGTGGTGCGCGTCATCAAGACCTCGGAACAGGTGGCGCGCGCGTCAAGCGGCGCCCAGCAGGTGTCGAGCGAGCTGCTGGGCGCGGCCGAGCAGCAGTCGCGCGAGATCCAGGAAGCGTCCAGCACCACCCTGCGCCTGGCCGGCCTGATCACCGACGTGTCGCGTTCGGCGCTGGAATCGGCCGACGTGGCGCGCCAGTCGGTGGCGGCGGCGGAGCAGGGCGCGACCGCGGTGCAGAATGCGATCGAGGGCATGCAGGAGATCCGCGAGCAGATCCAGGAAACCTCCAAGCGCATCAAGCGCCTGGGCGAATCGTCGCAGGAGATCGGCGAGATCACCGAACTGATCTCGGACATTACCGAGCAGACCAACGTGCTGGCGCTGAACGCCGCGATCCAGGCCGCGTCGGCCGGCGAGGCCGGGCGCGGCTTCTCGGTGGTGGCCGAAGAGGTGCAGCGCCTGGCGGAACGCTCGGGCGATGCGGCGAAACAGATCGGCGCGCTGGTGCGCACCATCCAGACCGATACCCATGACGCGGTGGCGGCGATGGAAAAATCGACCCAGGGCGTGGTCGAGGGTGCGCGCCTGTCGGACGCCGCCGGCGCCGCGCTGGCCGACATCTCGCGCGTGTCGAACCGCCTCGGTGAACTGATCGGCGACATGTCGAGCGCCACCGGGCGCCAGGCCACCAAGGCCACCGGCGTGGCCGACAAGATGCAGCAGATCCTGTCCGTGACCGAGCACACCCAGCAGGGCACGCGCCAGACCGCGCAGTCGATCCATGAGCTGGCCGTGCTGGCGCAGGAGCTCAAGGATTCGGTGTCGCGCTTCCGCGTGGTATCCTGA